In Listeria cossartiae subsp. cossartiae, one genomic interval encodes:
- a CDS encoding acyltransferase family protein yields MKRTTRYSRKYVPSIDGLRALAVIAVIAYHLNFSWAKGGFIGVDIFFVLSGYLITNILLTQWEKTQSLQLKQFWIRRFRRLIPAVYVMIVVVVIYAVFFHPEILKNLRGDAIASFFYVSNWWFIFHDVSYFDSFGLPSPLKNLWSLAIEEQFYMIWPAFLLVFLKWVKNPKLLLKIVIGLGLLSAIWMTILYVPGTDPSRVYYGTDTRAFDLLAGCALAFVWPFTRLSPVVPKKSKAVLNIAGTISILGFILFTAFVSEYQPFLYRGGLLFVAILGVIMIATISHPASYLSKIFSFKPLRWIGTRSYGIYLWHYPIITLTTPVVELTQPNIWRAILQVAATFIIAELSFRFIETPIRKNGFISYFKGFKDKNYFVWKNKPVGKWLSLAGLVAVLAVFALGMSNVVSVNTNAEKQQTSVKTTTSTTDDTKKDTEKETEDKAAKEKEASKDTDTEKASGQDETQEPDNKDKSVAPTPTITQTVAIGDSVMLDIEPYLKEAVPNVTIDGLVGRQLRDAITTATGYKKFNTESSSVILELGTNGPFTADQLDSLLDQFDKATIYLVNTRVPRGWQADVNKSIANADSRPNVTVVDWYSQSSGQTQYFAPDGVHLTKTGAQAYVAMLMNVMKK; encoded by the coding sequence TTGAAAAGGACTACTCGCTACAGTAGAAAATATGTTCCGAGTATTGATGGACTTCGAGCACTCGCAGTTATTGCTGTAATCGCCTACCACTTGAATTTCAGCTGGGCAAAAGGTGGATTCATCGGCGTAGACATATTTTTCGTCTTATCTGGTTATTTAATTACGAACATTTTATTAACACAATGGGAAAAAACACAATCACTTCAATTAAAACAATTTTGGATTAGACGTTTCCGGCGACTCATTCCTGCTGTCTATGTAATGATTGTAGTCGTTGTCATCTATGCAGTTTTCTTCCATCCGGAAATTTTAAAAAACTTGCGCGGTGATGCAATTGCTTCATTCTTTTATGTTAGTAACTGGTGGTTTATTTTCCACGATGTATCTTATTTTGATTCATTTGGACTTCCATCACCACTTAAAAACTTATGGTCACTTGCCATTGAAGAACAATTTTATATGATTTGGCCCGCTTTTTTACTCGTTTTTCTCAAATGGGTCAAAAATCCGAAGCTACTCTTAAAAATCGTTATCGGACTTGGTCTTCTTTCTGCGATTTGGATGACAATTTTGTATGTTCCAGGAACGGATCCAAGCCGCGTCTATTATGGTACTGATACTAGAGCGTTTGATTTGCTGGCAGGTTGCGCACTTGCATTTGTTTGGCCATTCACTCGTCTAAGCCCTGTCGTTCCAAAGAAAAGTAAAGCCGTTCTAAATATTGCAGGAACAATTAGTATTCTTGGTTTTATCTTGTTTACAGCCTTTGTCAGTGAATACCAACCGTTTCTATATCGTGGTGGCTTGTTATTCGTTGCAATTCTTGGCGTGATCATGATTGCCACTATTTCTCACCCCGCTTCCTATCTAAGCAAAATTTTCAGTTTCAAACCGCTTCGATGGATTGGGACACGTTCTTACGGCATTTACTTATGGCACTATCCAATTATTACGTTAACGACACCAGTTGTTGAACTTACACAACCCAATATTTGGCGAGCTATCCTACAAGTTGCTGCCACATTTATTATCGCTGAATTATCGTTTCGCTTTATCGAAACACCTATCCGTAAAAATGGTTTCATCAGCTATTTCAAAGGATTCAAAGATAAAAACTACTTTGTCTGGAAGAATAAGCCTGTTGGCAAATGGTTAAGCCTTGCTGGTCTTGTTGCTGTTTTGGCAGTTTTTGCGCTTGGTATGAGTAATGTCGTTTCTGTGAATACCAACGCAGAAAAACAACAGACTTCCGTTAAAACAACGACTTCTACGACTGATGATACGAAGAAAGACACAGAAAAAGAAACGGAAGATAAAGCTGCAAAAGAAAAAGAAGCTTCCAAAGATACAGATACAGAAAAAGCTAGCGGCCAAGACGAAACGCAGGAGCCAGATAATAAAGACAAATCTGTCGCTCCAACACCAACAATTACCCAAACAGTGGCAATTGGCGATTCGGTAATGCTTGATATTGAACCATACTTAAAAGAAGCTGTTCCAAATGTAACGATTGACGGACTTGTTGGCCGACAATTGCGAGATGCCATTACAACTGCTACTGGCTATAAGAAATTTAATACCGAAAGCAGCTCGGTTATTCTCGAACTTGGTACAAACGGTCCTTTCACAGCAGATCAATTAGATAGTTTATTAGATCAATTTGATAAAGCTACCATTTATTTAGTAAATACACGCGTTCCTCGTGGTTGGCAAGCTGATGTAAACAAAAGTATTGCCAATGCTGATTCCAGACCGAATGTAACTGTCGTTGATTGGTACTCACAATCGAGTGGCCAAACACAGTACTTCGCTCCTGATGGTGTCCATTTAACTAAAACCGGTGCTCAAGCTTATGTCGCGATGCTAATGAATGTAATGAAAAAATAA
- the hflX gene encoding GTPase HflX, whose protein sequence is MEREKIILVGVILPNKTEEAFWNSINELHSLAKTANGEVVDELIQKLERVNQASFIGSGKLDELAALVEMHEADVVIFNSELSATQVRNISGAVEARIIDRTQLILDIFAMRAKSKEGKLQVAYAQYKYLLPRLSGQGISLSKLGGGIGSRGPGESKLEMDKRHIREKMHDIKAQLTHVEQHRKRIIERRNTQSVFRFGLIGYTNAGKSTIFNRLTNESTLQEDKLFATLDPTTRKIRFSGGFQALLTDTVGFIQDLPTTLIAAFRSTLEETANVDVLIHVVDASNTDYLQHETTVISLLEELEMNHLPTLVIYNKMDQAPATFVPDQPEHLLISALDSLAPEMIKQRMIELIEKNWMFFTLELSEEKGKELAQIKQQAWVTKLEYIESKQCYYVEGYKPRKESGND, encoded by the coding sequence GTGGAACGTGAAAAAATAATACTTGTAGGTGTCATTTTACCAAATAAAACAGAAGAAGCGTTTTGGAATTCCATAAATGAATTGCATAGCTTAGCAAAAACCGCAAACGGCGAAGTGGTCGATGAATTAATTCAAAAGCTAGAACGTGTAAACCAAGCGTCATTCATTGGTTCTGGGAAACTAGACGAACTTGCTGCATTAGTGGAAATGCATGAGGCAGATGTCGTTATATTCAATAGCGAGCTCAGTGCTACGCAAGTGCGAAATATTTCAGGAGCAGTTGAAGCGCGAATTATCGACCGAACCCAATTAATTCTGGATATTTTTGCCATGCGAGCAAAATCCAAAGAAGGCAAATTGCAAGTCGCCTACGCGCAGTATAAATACCTTTTGCCAAGACTTAGTGGGCAAGGTATCTCGCTATCAAAACTCGGTGGAGGTATCGGATCAAGAGGTCCAGGTGAATCAAAATTAGAAATGGATAAGCGTCACATTCGTGAAAAAATGCATGATATCAAAGCGCAACTAACGCATGTAGAACAGCATCGTAAACGAATTATTGAACGCAGAAACACGCAATCCGTTTTTCGTTTTGGTTTAATTGGTTATACGAATGCGGGAAAATCAACAATCTTCAACCGCCTAACGAATGAATCAACTTTACAAGAAGATAAACTATTTGCAACACTGGATCCGACAACGCGGAAAATCCGCTTTTCTGGCGGTTTTCAAGCACTTTTAACCGATACAGTAGGTTTTATTCAAGATTTACCAACAACGCTCATCGCTGCATTTCGTTCTACTTTAGAAGAAACGGCAAATGTCGATGTATTGATTCATGTTGTCGATGCTTCAAATACGGATTACTTACAACACGAAACAACTGTTATTTCGTTGCTAGAGGAACTAGAAATGAATCACCTACCAACATTAGTTATTTACAATAAAATGGATCAGGCGCCAGCTACTTTTGTGCCAGACCAACCAGAACATTTGCTGATTTCGGCGTTAGATTCATTGGCACCAGAAATGATCAAGCAACGAATGATCGAATTAATCGAAAAAAATTGGATGTTTTTCACGCTGGAACTTTCAGAAGAAAAAGGAAAAGAGTTAGCACAAATCAAACAACAGGCTTGGGTAACAAAACTTGAATATATCGAATCGAAACAATGTTACTATGTAGAGGGATATAAGCCGAGAAAGGAGTCCGGTAATGACTGA
- the miaA gene encoding tRNA (adenosine(37)-N6)-dimethylallyltransferase MiaA, whose translation MSKIPVIVIVGPTAVGKTSLSIELAKKLNGEIISGDSMQVYRGLDIGTAKITPEEMDGVKHYLIDVTDPSVPFTAAKFQSETQKCIEEIHHAGKMPIIVGGTGLYIQSVFYDYGFGNASEDKTYRAELEPLDKTVLWQMLEQQDPESAAQIHENNKRRVIRALEVMHLTGKPFSEYQVHNELNATYKPLFLGLDLDRELLYERINQRVDLMFEQGLVSEAKKLYDQNLVDVPAIRGIGYKELFPYFEGNSTLEEAKELIQKNSRHFAKRQLTWFRNRMDIDWIPAGVKETETEAMDKVSVFLRAK comes from the coding sequence TTGAGCAAGATTCCTGTCATCGTCATCGTTGGCCCAACTGCTGTCGGCAAGACAAGTTTAAGTATTGAACTAGCGAAAAAGTTGAATGGAGAAATCATTAGTGGTGACTCGATGCAAGTTTATCGCGGCTTAGATATTGGTACCGCAAAAATCACACCAGAAGAGATGGATGGCGTCAAACATTATCTCATTGATGTGACAGATCCTTCTGTGCCTTTTACCGCAGCAAAATTCCAATCAGAAACGCAAAAGTGCATAGAGGAGATACACCATGCAGGCAAAATGCCGATTATTGTTGGTGGAACCGGCCTTTATATCCAATCCGTTTTTTATGATTATGGTTTTGGGAACGCAAGCGAAGATAAGACTTACCGAGCGGAATTAGAGCCCTTAGACAAAACGGTTTTATGGCAAATGCTCGAACAACAAGATCCAGAAAGTGCGGCACAAATTCATGAAAACAATAAGCGCCGAGTGATTAGGGCATTAGAAGTAATGCATCTAACAGGAAAACCTTTCTCGGAATATCAAGTTCATAACGAACTAAATGCTACCTATAAACCGCTTTTCCTAGGACTTGATTTAGATAGAGAGCTACTTTATGAGCGCATTAATCAACGTGTAGATCTCATGTTTGAACAAGGTTTAGTATCAGAAGCAAAAAAACTATATGATCAAAATTTAGTTGATGTTCCAGCGATTCGCGGCATCGGCTACAAAGAGCTCTTTCCTTATTTTGAAGGGAATAGTACACTAGAAGAAGCAAAAGAATTGATTCAAAAAAACTCGCGGCATTTCGCGAAAAGGCAGTTAACATGGTTTAGGAATAGAATGGATATCGACTGGATTCCCGCGGGTGTTAAGGAAACGGAAACCGAAGCAATGGATAAAGTCAGCGTTTTTTTACGAGCTAAATGA
- a CDS encoding LapB repeat-containing protein: MSMKTKLVKIGVCCAIIIVPVSQTTMPVFAAEQTGLKASQDNVNIPDAVLKQYLNSLLGQASTANITEAQMDSLTSISLIKLNISDLTGLEYAHNVKDLKIDSIHASNYNQIAGLNKLEKLIIMGTDVTSDKIPDLSQLTNLTYVDFSHSAHDDTILTKLNVLPKVSYINLDSNGAITDIMPLKSMPELKTLYVQFCGIHDYRGIEDFPKLTQLYAYGQNIGAKKLINSEIKSSVLTYNADNQTLYIPFTIMTERTVNYDGYVPDFLKSISSSNTYFTMNEQEINGDRLTITSDGLTVSNVSKTDFDNLEKMEFNARIDLAYDTYNSPDQFKNGGSYTISGPVYDHYFTVDHSLNITADSEKTYVENKAVTEAAFLADIHAQSDDGSAVTSDFAEKVDFTTPGTYTVTLQSENNAGLKADPVQVNVTIKAATTITADNSITYKTDTTKTEAEFLKDIQAQTNDGTTITSDFATVVDFSKPGKYVVTLNAENDLQKGAPVQVTVVVEEETPVPDPTPTPTPDPTPSPSPDPTPNPVDAAPSVDDPARPIPSIPLLTVKEKKETKTETNVKTAASTNSLPKTGDSLPVAGVTVGALLIGLSWIVSRRK; this comes from the coding sequence ATGTCAATGAAAACAAAATTAGTAAAAATTGGAGTATGTTGTGCAATAATCATCGTTCCAGTTTCGCAAACTACTATGCCGGTTTTTGCAGCAGAGCAGACGGGCTTAAAAGCAAGTCAAGATAATGTAAATATTCCTGATGCTGTGTTGAAACAGTATTTAAATAGTCTTCTTGGACAAGCAAGTACAGCGAATATTACAGAAGCGCAGATGGATTCATTAACAAGTATTTCTTTAATCAAACTAAATATTAGTGATTTAACGGGTCTTGAATATGCTCATAATGTAAAAGATTTAAAAATAGACTCCATTCATGCATCGAATTACAATCAAATAGCTGGTCTAAACAAACTAGAGAAATTAATAATAATGGGAACAGATGTCACCTCAGATAAAATTCCAGATTTAAGTCAGCTCACTAATTTAACATACGTCGATTTCTCGCATAGTGCGCATGACGATACAATTTTAACTAAATTAAATGTATTGCCTAAAGTTTCGTATATAAATCTTGATAGCAATGGGGCAATAACGGATATTATGCCGCTAAAAAGTATGCCTGAACTTAAAACGTTATACGTGCAATTCTGTGGCATTCATGATTACCGCGGAATAGAAGATTTTCCTAAATTAACGCAACTATACGCATATGGACAGAACATTGGAGCGAAAAAACTAATTAACTCTGAAATCAAGAGTAGTGTGTTAACGTATAATGCGGACAATCAAACATTATACATTCCATTTACAATCATGACAGAACGAACAGTAAACTATGATGGTTATGTGCCAGATTTTCTGAAGTCTATCTCTAGTAGCAATACTTACTTTACAATGAACGAACAAGAAATAAATGGCGACCGACTGACTATTACAAGTGATGGTCTAACAGTGAGCAATGTGAGTAAAACAGATTTCGATAATCTTGAAAAAATGGAATTCAACGCGCGAATTGACTTAGCTTACGACACATATAATTCCCCGGACCAATTTAAAAATGGCGGTAGTTACACTATTTCAGGTCCAGTCTATGATCATTATTTTACTGTAGATCATTCTTTGAATATTACAGCTGACAGCGAAAAAACGTATGTAGAAAATAAAGCAGTTACAGAAGCAGCGTTTTTAGCAGATATTCATGCACAATCAGATGATGGTTCGGCGGTTACGAGTGATTTTGCTGAGAAAGTAGATTTCACTACACCTGGAACATACACAGTTACTTTACAATCAGAAAATAATGCTGGATTAAAGGCAGATCCAGTGCAAGTAAATGTAACAATTAAAGCAGCAACAACTATTACGGCTGATAATAGCATTACTTACAAAACCGATACAACAAAAACAGAAGCCGAATTTTTAAAAGATATTCAAGCGCAAACGAATGATGGGACAACGATTACGAGCGATTTTGCAACAGTGGTAGATTTTTCTAAACCAGGAAAATATGTCGTTACGCTAAACGCTGAAAATGATTTGCAAAAAGGAGCACCAGTTCAAGTGACGGTTGTTGTGGAAGAGGAAACACCAGTACCAGATCCGACACCAACTCCGACACCAGACCCAACTCCAAGTCCATCTCCAGATCCGACACCAAATCCAGTGGATGCTGCACCAAGTGTCGATGACCCAGCAAGGCCAATTCCTAGCATCCCGTTGCTAACAGTGAAGGAAAAGAAAGAAACGAAAACAGAAACAAATGTAAAAACAGCAGCAAGCACAAACTCATTACCAAAAACAGGTGATTCTTTACCTGTAGCAGGAGTTACTGTTGGCGCTTTATTGATTGGACTAAGTTGGATAGTTTCTAGAAGAAAATAA
- a CDS encoding glycerophosphodiester phosphodiesterase, translating to MTEIFAHRGSSGTHPENTLPAMKAAILAGADGIELDVHVLKSGELIVMHDESVDRTTNGTGLLKDYTHYEVKKLVIGKQFFRKIRVPTLEEVFKLVNGTGVMLNIELKTDVFEYEGIERKVLKLASRFPAVKCMYSSFNPDTLIRLRELSRTEKLALITHENLDQVLSLHEKIQLDAVHPPMKTANNPVLKQIAARYWTVNKEEDITRFLELDAKGIMTDFPEKAVALRNKK from the coding sequence TTGACAGAAATATTTGCCCATCGAGGCAGTAGTGGTACGCATCCAGAAAATACATTGCCGGCTATGAAGGCGGCGATTTTAGCAGGAGCAGACGGAATTGAACTAGATGTCCATGTACTTAAAAGTGGCGAACTAATCGTGATGCACGATGAAAGTGTTGATAGAACGACTAATGGAACTGGTTTGTTAAAAGATTATACACATTATGAAGTGAAAAAATTGGTCATTGGTAAACAATTTTTCCGCAAGATTCGCGTTCCTACGTTGGAAGAAGTGTTTAAATTGGTCAACGGCACTGGGGTTATGCTCAACATTGAATTGAAAACAGACGTCTTTGAATATGAAGGGATTGAACGAAAAGTACTGAAGTTAGCTAGTCGGTTTCCCGCGGTAAAATGTATGTATTCTTCTTTTAATCCAGATACACTTATTCGTTTGAGAGAATTATCGCGCACGGAAAAATTAGCGCTAATAACACATGAGAATTTGGATCAGGTATTATCATTACACGAAAAAATTCAACTAGATGCCGTACACCCACCAATGAAAACTGCGAACAATCCGGTTCTTAAGCAAATCGCTGCACGTTATTGGACAGTTAACAAAGAAGAGGATATAACTCGCTTTTTAGAGCTAGATGCGAAAGGGATAATGACAGATTTTCCTGAAAAAGCAGTAGCGCTAAGAAATAAGAAATAG
- a CDS encoding LapB repeat-containing protein produces MSIKSKIMKIGVCSVMVLIPLSQTSLPSFAEEQVGLKASQDIVNIPDAALKELLNTSIFDKAPTADITEAQMAGITAISLQGNITDLTGLEYAINLEGIDVGNINVNNFNVLASFPKLKILTFNDRDITTNMLPNLNGLTNLNSLRIEDAKLDNTFYAKINNLPNLEFLSLPKNPGITSFSELQSLTSLKSLNLENCRVSDFRGIENFPNLTDFRANAQYIPTEVLEIKSSKLKYNAKAQTMFVPFNIMTPPYVTNYDGSTVNPMYKVAAYRVVFNDVDIPYDRLTGMPDGIIVADVTPAEFDQIERLTFWTAFDKTQVVKPPNFAAGTYEIGGAGMQDFTVDHSVSITSEEKVSYIAGETVTPEKFLTDLNADANGATVTSDVAEKVDFTKPGTYTVTLNAENSVGVKAEPTQVTVTIIEKTVIAADPEVTYGLDASKTEADFLADIKATTNDETPITSDFATAVDLTKVGEYTVTLKAESDVQKADPLTVKVKVTEKAPDPIPDPDPTPDPDPTPDPDPTPDPDPTPDPTEEPTQSDDSTDKPADPVVSISAQATNTIKLPKTGDSLPATGVVVGFLVLGLGVMIARKK; encoded by the coding sequence ATGTCAATAAAATCTAAAATTATGAAAATAGGAGTTTGTAGTGTGATGGTACTTATACCTCTTTCTCAAACTTCTCTACCCAGTTTTGCTGAGGAACAAGTAGGATTAAAAGCAAGTCAAGATATTGTGAACATTCCAGATGCAGCTTTAAAAGAACTACTAAACACTTCAATATTTGACAAAGCCCCTACAGCTGATATTACGGAAGCTCAAATGGCCGGTATTACGGCTATAAGTTTACAAGGTAATATAACAGACTTAACAGGCCTAGAATATGCAATTAACTTGGAAGGAATAGATGTAGGCAACATTAATGTGAATAATTTTAATGTCTTAGCGAGTTTCCCTAAGTTGAAGATTTTAACGTTTAATGATAGGGATATCACTACAAACATGTTACCCAATTTAAATGGGCTAACTAATTTAAATTCACTTAGAATAGAAGACGCTAAACTCGATAATACCTTTTATGCTAAAATTAATAATTTACCCAATTTAGAATTCCTTAGTTTACCAAAAAATCCTGGAATCACTAGTTTCAGCGAGCTTCAAAGTTTGACGAGTCTTAAAAGTTTAAACTTAGAAAATTGCCGAGTGTCTGATTTTAGAGGTATAGAAAATTTTCCTAATCTTACTGATTTCAGGGCTAATGCACAATATATACCAACAGAGGTATTGGAAATTAAGAGTAGTAAGTTGAAATATAATGCTAAAGCTCAAACAATGTTTGTTCCATTTAACATAATGACACCGCCCTATGTAACCAATTATGATGGTTCGACAGTTAATCCTATGTATAAAGTAGCCGCATATAGAGTAGTATTTAATGATGTGGATATTCCTTATGATAGATTAACAGGGATGCCTGATGGTATAATTGTAGCAGATGTGACTCCAGCTGAGTTTGACCAGATTGAAAGGTTAACTTTTTGGACAGCATTTGATAAGACGCAAGTAGTAAAACCACCTAACTTTGCAGCAGGAACATACGAAATTGGCGGGGCAGGTATGCAAGACTTTACTGTTGATCATTCTGTAAGTATTACCTCAGAAGAGAAGGTATCTTATATCGCTGGTGAAACAGTAACGCCAGAAAAATTCCTAACAGATCTTAATGCAGATGCAAATGGCGCGACAGTTACTAGTGATGTAGCAGAAAAAGTTGATTTTACGAAACCTGGTACGTACACAGTAACATTAAATGCTGAAAACTCAGTAGGTGTGAAAGCAGAGCCGACTCAAGTTACAGTGACTATTATTGAAAAAACAGTTATCGCAGCTGATCCAGAAGTAACATATGGTTTAGATGCATCGAAAACAGAAGCAGATTTCTTAGCAGACATTAAAGCAACAACAAATGATGAAACACCGATTACTAGTGATTTCGCTACTGCAGTAGATTTGACAAAAGTAGGCGAGTATACGGTAACATTAAAAGCTGAATCAGACGTACAAAAAGCAGATCCGCTTACCGTAAAAGTAAAAGTGACTGAAAAAGCACCAGATCCAATACCAGATCCAGATCCAACACCGGATCCAGACCCAACGCCGGATCCAGATCCAACACCAGATCCAGATCCGACACCAGACCCAACTGAGGAACCTACCCAATCTGATGATTCAACAGATAAACCAGCAGATCCGGTAGTATCAATCTCAGCACAAGCAACGAATACAATTAAATTACCAAAAACAGGTGATTCCTTGCCAGCAACTGGCGTAGTAGTTGGATTCTTAGTCTTAGGATTAGGTGTTATGATTGCTCGTAAAAAATAA
- the hfq gene encoding RNA chaperone Hfq, which translates to MKQGGQGLQDYYLNQLRKEKILATVFLTNGFQLRGRVVSFDNFTVLLDVEGKQQLVFKHAISTFSPQKNVALNPDAE; encoded by the coding sequence ATGAAACAAGGTGGACAAGGTTTACAGGACTATTACTTAAATCAATTGCGTAAGGAGAAAATTCTTGCAACCGTATTTTTAACAAACGGCTTTCAATTAAGAGGACGCGTTGTAAGTTTTGACAATTTTACCGTGCTACTAGATGTCGAAGGAAAACAACAACTTGTATTTAAACACGCAATTTCAACTTTCTCCCCGCAAAAGAATGTCGCTTTAAATCCTGATGCGGAATAA
- a CDS encoding glycerol-3-phosphate dehydrogenase/oxidase — MVQLFSAFDRETIERNLQEEKFDLVIIGGGITGAGIALDATSRGMSVALVEMGDFASGTSSRSTKLVHGGLRYLQQFEIKEVADLGKERAIVYENGPHVTTPEWMMLPFHKGGNMGKTTASFGIRLYDYLAGVKKNERRKILSAKETLAKNPFVKKDGLKGSGYYVEYRTDDARLTIEVMKKAVELGANAINYTKAEHFLYDDNKQVVGVTVTDRLSGKAYDIKGHRVINAAGPWVDKVRKLDYATNNKHLRLTKGIHLVIDKQKFPMEQAVYFDTPDGRMVFAIPRDKKVYVGTTDTVYDEAVINPKALESDHNYVIKAINYMFPDVHITEKDIESSWAGVRPLIYEEGKDPSEISRKDEVWFSESGLITMAGGKLTGYRKMAEKLLDDVSKSLAKETGKKYKPVQTKHLPISGGDIGGSEHLEAFLSKKAKEGNNRFGWTLEEGREIAKRFGSNIDQLFTYAQEHKDQHETTLPNSLYAELRYSIQHEAVTTPIDFLLRRTGYLLFDMPYLLEWKDAVVDEMAKQFHWSDDVKQTYIEELNIQINDAREPADWHDR, encoded by the coding sequence ATGGTACAATTATTTTCAGCATTTGACAGAGAAACAATCGAGAGAAATTTGCAAGAAGAAAAGTTTGATTTAGTTATCATCGGTGGCGGAATTACAGGAGCAGGAATCGCTTTAGATGCAACTTCCAGAGGCATGAGTGTTGCACTTGTTGAAATGGGTGACTTTGCTAGCGGGACATCAAGTCGTTCCACCAAATTAGTCCACGGTGGCTTGAGATATTTACAACAATTTGAAATTAAAGAAGTGGCAGATTTGGGGAAAGAACGTGCAATCGTCTATGAAAATGGACCGCACGTAACGACTCCTGAATGGATGATGCTCCCATTCCATAAAGGCGGAAACATGGGAAAAACAACCGCATCATTTGGTATTCGTTTATATGATTACTTAGCAGGTGTAAAGAAAAATGAACGACGCAAAATCTTAAGCGCTAAGGAAACATTAGCAAAAAATCCTTTCGTTAAAAAAGATGGCTTAAAAGGTTCGGGTTACTATGTCGAATACCGTACGGATGATGCACGTCTAACAATCGAAGTAATGAAAAAAGCAGTGGAACTAGGTGCAAATGCAATTAACTATACGAAAGCGGAGCACTTTTTATACGACGATAACAAACAAGTAGTTGGCGTAACTGTAACCGACCGTCTATCTGGCAAAGCTTACGATATCAAAGGGCACCGGGTTATCAATGCTGCTGGTCCTTGGGTAGATAAAGTGAGAAAACTAGATTATGCCACAAACAATAAACATCTGCGCTTAACAAAAGGAATTCATTTAGTTATCGATAAACAAAAATTCCCGATGGAACAAGCCGTATACTTTGATACACCAGATGGCCGCATGGTCTTTGCGATCCCGCGTGATAAAAAAGTCTATGTAGGGACAACAGATACCGTATACGATGAAGCGGTAATCAATCCAAAAGCGCTAGAATCCGACCATAATTATGTCATTAAAGCGATAAATTATATGTTCCCAGATGTTCATATTACTGAAAAAGATATCGAATCAAGCTGGGCCGGCGTTCGTCCACTTATTTACGAAGAAGGCAAAGACCCATCCGAAATTTCCCGTAAAGATGAAGTATGGTTTTCCGAAAGTGGCTTAATTACAATGGCTGGCGGTAAACTTACTGGTTACAGAAAAATGGCTGAGAAATTATTAGACGATGTTTCCAAATCGCTTGCAAAAGAAACTGGTAAAAAATACAAACCAGTCCAAACCAAACATTTACCAATTTCTGGAGGAGATATCGGCGGCTCCGAACATTTAGAAGCTTTCCTTTCCAAAAAAGCGAAAGAAGGGAACAATCGCTTTGGTTGGACGCTAGAAGAAGGTCGCGAAATAGCTAAACGCTTCGGTAGCAATATCGATCAATTATTTACGTACGCGCAAGAACACAAAGACCAACACGAAACTACATTACCAAACAGCTTGTATGCCGAACTTCGCTACTCAATCCAGCACGAAGCAGTGACAACACCAATCGATTTCTTACTACGCCGCACCGGATATTTACTATTCGATATGCCGTACTTGCTAGAATGGAAAGATGCGGTTGTCGACGAAATGGCCAAACAATTCCACTGGAGCGATGACGTAAAACAAACTTATATCGAAGAATTAAATATCCAAATTAACGACGCTAGAGAACCAGCTGATTGGCACGATAGATAA